In a single window of the Vitis vinifera cultivar Pinot Noir 40024 chromosome 6, ASM3070453v1 genome:
- the LOC100251836 gene encoding zinc finger A20 and AN1 domain-containing stress-associated protein 5 translates to MAQKRENEQATETELKVPETLTLCVQTCGFSASDKPRSRSPSPPDDPDSTLENSDQGAVRRREVNRCSGCKRKLGLIGFRCRCGEMFCSKHRYSDRHECRFDYKAAGREMIAKENPVVRPAKILKV, encoded by the coding sequence ATGGCACAGAAGAGAGAAAACGAACAGGCCACCGAAACCGAGCTCAAAGTCCCCGAAACTCTAACCCTATGCGTCCAAACCTGCGGCTTCTCTGCATCCGATAAGCCCAGATCCAGATCTCCCTCGCCGCCGGACGACCCCGATTCGACCCTCGAGAATTCAGATCAAGGCGCTGTGAGAAGGAGGGAGGTGAACCGGTGCTCCGGCTGCAAGAGGAAGCTAGGACTGATCGGCTTTCGGTGCCGGTGCGGCGAGATGTTCTGCTCGAAGCATCGGTACTCCGATCGGCATGAGTGCAGGTTCGATTACAAGGCGGCGGGACGGGAGATGATCGCGAAGGAGAATCCGGTGGTGAGGCCGGCGAAGATTCTCAAAGTTTGA
- the LOC100256966 gene encoding AP2-like ethylene-responsive transcription factor PLT2 — protein sequence MGSMNSNNWLSFPLSPTHSSLPLNLHASQAQQFSLGLVNDNMESPFQNQEWNLINSHGSSEVPKIADFLGVSKSENQADLEAFNEIQANDSDYFFPNNSLLPVPNPVAAAAVVASPNSYEFQENNNNLQSLTLSMGSGKGSTCETSGNSSTSIVEAAPRRTLDTFGQRTSIYRGVTRHRWTGRYEAHLWDNSCRREGQSRKGRQVYLGGYDKEEKAARAYDLAALKYWGTSTTTNFPISNYERELEEMKHMTRQEFVASIRRKSSGFSRGASMYRGVTRHHQHGRWQARIGRVAGNKDLYLGTFSTEEEAAEAYDIAAIKFRGLNAVTNFDMNRYDVKSILESNTLPIGGGAAKRLKEAQAIESSRKREEMIALGSSFQYGSSSSSRLQTYPLMQQQFEQPQPLLTLQNQEPLLTLQNPEISQYPQDSQFHQNYIQTQLQLHQQSGSYLNHSSQSPQFYNSYLHNNPALLHGLMSMGSSSSVMENNGSSSGSYNGGYFNNGLGVASNSTVASAVGSAEELPLIKVDYDMPAAGYGSWSGDSVQGQNAGVFTMWND from the exons ATGGGATCCATGAACTCAAACAACTGGCTatcttttcctctttctcccaCTCATTCCTCTTTGCCACTAAATCTACATGCATCCCAGGCTCAGCAGTTTTCTCTAGGGTTAGTGAATGATAATATGGAAAGCCCATTCCAAAACCAAG AGTGGAATTTAATCAACTCACACGGCAGCAGCGAAGTCCCAAAGATTGCAGATTTTCTTGGTGTGAGCAAATCTGAAAACCAGGCAGATCTTGAggcttttaatgaaattcagGCGAATGATTCTGATTACTTTTTCCCAAACAACAGCCTCCTGCCGGTTCCAAACCCCGTAGCAGCAGCAGCAGTAGTAGCCAGTCCCAATAGCTATGAGTTTCAAGAAAACAATAACAATTTGCAGTCACTGACATTGTCCATGGGTAGTGGTAAAGGTTCAACATGTGAAACCAGTGGCAACAGCAGTACTAGCATTGTGGAAGCTGCCCCCAGAAGGACATTGGATACATTTGGGCAAAGAACATCAATATACCGGGGTGTAACCAG GCATAGATGGACAGGAAGGTATGAAGCTCACCTTTGGGATAATAGTTGTAGAAGGGAAGGACAATCAAGAAAAGGTCGCCAAG TCTATTTGG GTGGGTATGACAAAGAAGAGAAAGCTGCTAGGGCTTATGATCTTGCCGCCTTGAAGTACTGGGGAACATCCACAACTACCAATTTCCCG ATCAGTAACTATGAGAGGGAACTGGAGGAGATGAAGCACATGACCAGACAAGAATTTGTGGCCTCCATTAGAAG GAAGAGTAGTGGGTTTTCTAGAGGTGCATCAATGTATCGTGGAGTTACAAG GCATCATCAACATGGAAGATGGCAGGCAAGGATTGGAAGAGTTGCCGGAAACAAAGACCTCTATTTGGGAACTTTTA GTACTGAGGAGGAAGCTGCAGAAGCCTATGATATTGCAGCAATAAAGTTCAGAGGCCTTAATGCAGTGACCAACTTTGACATGAATCGATACGATGTGAAGAGCATTCTTGAAAGCAACACTCTTCCGATAGGTGGGGGAGCGGCCAAGCGGCTAAAGGAGGCTCAAGCAATTGAATCATCGAGAAAACGGGAAGAAATGATAGCCCTAGGTTCAAGCTTCCAATATGGGAGCTCGAGCTCCAGCAGGTTACAGACATATCCTCTAATGCAGCAGCAGTTTGAGCAACCTCAGCCTTTACTAACATTACAGAACCAAGAACCATTACTAACTTTGCAAAACCCTGAAATTTCTCAGTACCCCCAAGACTCCCAGTTTCACCAAAACTACATCCAAACTCAGTTGCAGTTGCACCAGCAATCTGGGTCGTACCTGAACCATTCAAGCCAAAGTCCTCAGTTCTACAACAGTTACCTCCACAACAACCCGGCTCTTCTTCATGGGCTGATGAGTATGGGCTCTTCTTCATCTGTCATGGAGAATAATGGGAGTTCTAGTGGGAGTTACAATGGAGGATACTTCAATAATGGACTTGGGGTTGCTTCGAATTCTACGGTGGCTAGTGCAGTAGGATCAGCAGAGGAGCTTCCCCTCATCAAGGTTGATTACGATATGCCGGCCGCAGGCTATGGCAGCTGGTCAGGTGACTCAGTTCAGGGACAGAATGCTGGAGTTTTTACAATGTGGAATGACTGA